CCTTTCTcatcatttcttcaaaaagtcCTACTGCTCTCTCAACTGCTCCATCATTGCAAAGTGCTTTTATGAGGCCATTGTATGTGATCTCATCAAGGGGACATCCTCTGAATAACATATCATTTACAAGCTTAAGCGCCTCTTGGGTTTTACCTTTCCTCAAGAAAGCATGAATCAATGTGTTGTAGGTAACTGTATTAGCAATTACTCCTTCCTGGAACATATCTTGGTATATCCCCAAAGCTTCATCCATCTTGTCAATCTTGCAAAAGCCTAAAATCAAAGCATTGAATGTAAAAATGTCTGGTTTGCATCCGTTGCTTGACATATCACTAAAAATTTCTAATGCCTGTTGGATCATTCCTTGTTTACTCAAAGCTGATATAAGAGAGTTATAACCCATTATATTTAGGCTGACACTTTTTGCTGACATCTCAGTAACAAGGTCATAAGCTTCCTGTAGGCGGCCAGCCTTGGAGAAGCCATCAATCAAGGTAGTGTACGTAATTGCATTGGGCTGGATACCTTTGGATGACATTTCGTTTACAACTTCATGAGCCGAAGAAAAAATTCCCTTCTTGCAAAGACCTCGAATTAGAATGTTGTATGTATAAACATCTGGTTGATAACCTTTAATCAACATGTTCTCATTCAGAATGGTTTTTGCTTCATCAACTCGACCATTAGTCACATAGCCATTGATCAATGTATTAAAGAGGACATTATTCTGTTCAGGTGCTTTGTTGAGAAGAACCTTTGCTTCATCTACTCGCCCTGTTCGACATAAAGCATGCATCAGAATTCCATAAGTTATAGCATCGGGGGTGAAGCCTCGAAGAAGCATCCGATCAACCAGTTTTGCAGCCTCATGAATCCTATCAGCTCGGCAAAGCCCATGGATAATGTCATTGAAAGTATTGATGTCGGGTATGCAACCCATAAGAAACATCTCCTCCAAAAGTTTTAACGCATCATTTACCCGATTAGACTTTGAAAGTGCATGAATAAGAATCTGGTAAATAACTGAATTTGGTACACACCCATGTTTTGTCATGTCTCTGAGAAGTGAACAAGCAGAGTCTACCTCATTGACTATACATAATGCTTGTATCACTCGAGCAAAAGTGAATACAGAAGGAGAAATACCTTTCCCcaacatttcataaaatacATTTGGAGCAACTTTGGGACAATTTCCGGCTAACAGAATATCCAACGCTTGATTATATGACTTAAAAGTGGGTTCACAAGAGAAAGTATTCCACATATCCAAAAGTATTCTAGTTGCTTGCCCTGGTAAACCAGCTCTTCCGTAATGCCTCATTATCATAATAAAGAGGGACTCTTTGAAAACTGCCCCTTCATCTTTCATCTGTAATAACAATCTATCTATGATCTTAAATTCCTTGGCAGCCCCAAGTTTATCAATTAAAGTATAGTAGACATCAAATGAGTGGCAATAGCTCGTTTGGCTACTGGCCCACTGGAATAGCTCCATCGATGTTGGTACATCCAAAGGGAGTGCCAATAATTTATTGAGCTGATACGGGGTAATTTTATTGAGTGATCTTTGGAGTTGTTTGAAGTCACAAGGCTTAAGCAATCTTTCCCATTCATTCTCAGACTCCGACCCATCACCCCTTGCTTTAGCATTATCACACTTGTCATCAGTCACACAAGTACAAAATGCAAATGTAGGGTTCCTATTCAGAGATCCTAGCTCTTCACGTATGTGAATCAAAAGTTTTGACCTTTTTAGCATACCTTCAAATGAGCAGTGCAGAAATTTCAGAACTTAGCCATTACATGTGATTCGAGAACTTCTTCAAGAATTGTCATGATAGCTTCTCCAATTTGGTTTATCAGTAACCAAATTTAAGCTCCATCATTGTAGCCGAGACATTTCTTTTCCTGGAATATTCAACAATAAGATACTACACCAACTTCAGATTGATACAAAAATTCAAATGTGTTTAATAGAAAAAGCAGAGACGGGAATTAGGGTCCCAGTGTTCCACAGCATTTCCCAGTCATAAAGACTTAAAACCAAACAATATACTTAAAGTAGAAATTAAAAACAATCGCAGAATAATGATTTCTTAGTATCAAACTAGATAGGTatggcccgtgctagcacgggcccaacatttACTAGTTTTAAGGTGAAAGGCATCTGGTTGTTATTTTTAGACTGttttttagaatattgataaattatttattgtttagcattgactcaaatttcaaacaacTATTTGTCTATCTGAGTTTTAAGTTTTAAGTCATATTGTTCTGAAGTTCAGTGTTTCATGTGCAAAATTTCATAATTCTATATCCTCatgttcatttttttagtttaatatttCAGATGAGTTCAATTTTTcagttcaaatttcaagaaattgtatccctaaattatgtattttcacTTCAAAACTTCTAATTGCAACTTATCAGTATAAAgtattaatcaaaacttaacatTGTCAATTTTGCTattctaagttttgatttttcAGTTCAAAATTTAGAACATTATTATCctaagtttcagtttccaattCAAAACATCATGACATTGTCATAAATATTAGTTTTCCAATTTAAAATTAGGATATTATATCCTTATGTTTGATCTTGAAACTTTCATCATGTAGCTCAAACTTCATGATTTTAATATCAAACTTCAAACTCGTACAAAATAAGGCTACAGAATAAGGCTTAAAATGGGGGGAAATGATTCAGACAATAATTGGTTCACATATAAGGTGAAAGAACGGCCACACTGGTTGAGGTGTAGAGGAGGTGGGAGTGAAGTGAGGATAATTAAGAAGCCAATTGACCCGACTTGTATGCCAGCTCGCTGGGTACCAATTCAAAACATCATGACAGATGTCCAGACATGATTTGATTACTCNNCACACTGGTTGAGGTGTAGAGGAGGTGGGAGTGAAGTGAGGATAATTAAGAAGCCAATTGACCCAACTTGTATGCCAGCTCGCTGGGTACCAATTCAAAACATCATGACAGATGTCCAGACATGATTTGATTACTCACAAATTCGCAAACTTGATTGAGTGGAACTGTAGGAAAACTTATTTTAGACTGCACACATACTTTAGACATCATTACAGGGTCCTTGGTATGCAATACCAATATATAGCAGAACATGTATTGATGGAGAAAGTagtaaagaaaaggaaaagaaaattcaCCTCTAACGCCAGTTGctcaaataaatattcaataattGCTCGGTACTACTCCGTCTGACCTATATCGCATCACAAGTTATTTGCTTCTGCAAATTGCTAACAACAGAAATATGCCTTACATGGAGACCAACCTGTAAAACTCAATAAATTAGGAACCACAATTAAAAGGGCAACTGCatcaataaaacaacaataacatacttaTAAAGTGGGGTCCGAGAATGATAGCGTGTATATAAACCTTACCCGGCCACTATCTTAGAAGCGGCAAAATTGTTTCCAATTGGCTCTCgactaaaggaaaaaaaagcccgaaaaagaaataacagaagtacaagaaacataagataataacaaaaaaaatagatagtaaGAGAATAGaaattacaatacaataatCGAGGTACATAAAACAATAGAGAGTAACATAAATCAAAGGACAAGAAACTACCAAAGCAATACTATGACTACTAAGATAATATTATGCTAAAAGCTACATAGATTCAGCTAGAAAAAATTGATTCCTTATATTTAGAATCTGCAACTAAAACAAAAGTATAAAACATCAATATAAAAGGTAATGATTCTTTAACATAAACAATATTTGGACTGTAATTCTTATATTGGAACTAATCAAACAATTTATCACAGTTTTCCCAGATGAGTGTTTTACATATTAAACAGACAAATTGTTTAAGAACTATGATCAAAGTCACTAAAACACATCGTTTAACATACAAAATGGATGTGTAAGTTTTTCAGGAAATCTCAGACAAACCGTTATGTAGATTAATAAAATTTGATCTTAGGAGTCATAACAAACTTTAAAATGACATGATGCACACTTTGTTATTCCAGATTATTCAAAGTAAAATACGTAACTATTGTCCATCCACATTAAGAACATAATTTGGATTCTGATGGATTCTGAACTTGTTGCCAAGAACCTTCATTTGATATTAGACCATTGATACAGGTAAAAGGAATTTAAACTTTAGGCCTAGGGAAAGCTATATTGctcgaactcttcaaaaatgtcaccaGTTGCGTGTCCAGCACGGGTGAAACAACAACAATTTTGAGAAGTCAAGTAACATAGAAAAGGGCTATCAAACCCTCTACAACAATGACTATGCCTCCACTCGAGCAAGTTGGGAAGTCGGACATAAGAGTTTTGAATGATCATGTTGTTTCATTTAAGCATATTTCATTCCAAAATGACTACTAATCCTTTACACTGGGAAAAAAACTAAACTTAGTTTCAAGAATACTCCGAGGTAGAGGCAGAGGCAGAGCTACAAGCTTGTCCACAGATTGAACAAAATGAAGTAGCTTTCGCCCAAAATTCAATAAGTTTTCTTTTCTAGAATCTAGAACTCATAACCTCAAAATCCTAGCTTCGCCTCTACTCGGCAGGATCATTTTAAAGTGCAGAATACTATATGAAGATTACTATATCCGTAAGTGGATGATATTGAAGAATCAAATTCTTTACAACTCCATTCTTGCTAAAAGAACTTGATTCATGTTTTCACCAATCTAGTAAAAAAGGAATTATTCTATAGAAGAGGAAAAAAGCAAGGTACTGTCAATGAAGTCTATGACAAACTACGGTTCGACATGTAATTAGGACTtatctttgaaaaatgaaagtaaAGAACAACCTGGTGAAGAATAGTCGACACTCCAATTTCTCTTGATGTTTAGCCAGCGAGCATACAACGTCTAGGCCTTTAGTGTTATGTACTCTGGTCTCTGGATACGCCAGCTTGATGAAGATTCAGGAAATATCAATGAAAGCTGAAATTGCAGCATTTACAAGCTCCACTAATTTAGTGAGAAATTGATGGTAATTGCATTAAAAAGATTATCTTTTTTGAGTCTGCTAGAATGTTTGATTTGGGGATTTGTTGAAAGCTTTTGCGGAGAGGTTTTAGGGAAGGGGACGTTTGGAGCTTCTGCGCACAAGGATATGGTTCCTTGAAGATTGAAAAGAGATGCAGATCAGAAGTTGTTTCTAGAAGTAGTTTTTCAAGAACAACTTCagaataaaaatatgtttgattaaaaattataaatttgaaaattaccaTTCTACCCTTGGTCGTCCATTTGTTGACATTTCTATATAGTAGAAACTATTATTACGAACATAATTTACTTCACAATCGTCTGGATGAGTTTTTGTATAGTGAACACAATCAATGATAGCATCAATCTtgagtaaaattaaattaaattcacaAACCACAATTCAATATCAAATCTTAATCCAACACAATTTGCCAATCCAATTCAGTTCAACTTCAATCACGATTGTCCAAAAAATCGATTTGCTAAGAGAAAGAGGAAAACTAGTTAATTTCACCAAAAGATTAATGTGATGATTACAAATTCATAGCATATTGCTAATATAGAGTTTTAATTCACTGCAAAAGATGTCTTAGAAAGGGAAAGGATCAATACCAAgcaaaattcattttctttcacagaaaaaaatagcaaaatataGAGGATTACCCAAACTCTTTTCCATCAGTTCTGATGCCATTCCTATCACAGAGAGGAAAAGTATTTTTCCAACTCTCTTTCCTTTCATAAACTGCATAATCAACGCTCAACCACATCATGCTCCCGTCTCTCTAAAGAATCTCTTACTCTCAGCAACATCCTGATCTCTGTTTTAGGTACTTTCTCTACTAAATCTCCTATCCTTCAAGCAGTCCTTCGTGCTTTATATCTTATGGTTACTTCTGTTGTTTCTTGTCATAGTTGATGGCTAGTTCAATGTTTGAATGATTTAAAGGTGCTATATTTAATCCCTATCCCTATGACACTGATATAATGATTGTTGTTTGGCAACTATTCTGTTGTGAACGCGGATAGGTCAGAGGCTGGCCAAGCTGTTGGGCCTGGGACTAAACCACAAAGAGGCCCAAGAATTAGACAGCCCAATAACAGATTTGCTTGGGATCCAGGTTGAGTAGAGTTTAACTGGTTTTCGTTTGTGGTTATGGAGGATTATGCGTATTTTGAAGAAACTGCCTCTTTCTCTCATCTTCTTTCTAGAGACTAAACTTCTCATCCTCATTCTTATCTTTATCCTTAGTGACTTGTCTTCTCCTTGTAATCCAAgtgttgttattataatttgGCAATCAATGATTATATAATGTTTGAGTATTTGTGTTGAGAAATTGGGTTTGTTGCATATTCTAGTATTGACCACATCTTTTTCCTTTACATTAACAtgcttcctttccttttcttgtacTATTATCCAATTCTAGGAAAGTGTCTGCCTTGtcatttcaaatttataatgTCTTCCCCCTGCCTTTTTCCCTGGTGAAAGAAGAGAATCTAACGAGTTCAACTACCTAGAGAAACTTGAAAGAGAAAATCTTCCAGAGAAGTATCACAAATTGTCAAGATAATAATATTTGGAATTCCTTTTCTTACTCAGAGTAAAGTTCAGCATTTCTGTTTCATATTAGATCGAACAGTTTTAAAGCCATGTTAGCATACTTACCCATATTTGCTGATGCATGACCACATAAAGCAAATAAACCCTCAACACTCAAGCAGTTAATATGTTGTTGTATTCAATTTTACACAAGAAACTGATAGAGATTAAACTTAAGTTTAATTAAGCCAGAAGATGTATGAGTTAATGTGTGCTCAACTtgaaaattacaacaaaaagTGGAGGATTCTTATTCCATTTTTTCACCCTTCATTTCTAATGACATTATTCAACTATTTCAACTTCCCTAATGAAATCAAACATATACAAGCAGCAATTCAAAACCAAAAAAGTACTTTTACAAGCCTATAAATAAAACCGTTAAACGTAGGAAAGCAACACGAATTGCAATTGGAAGTATAATCCACATGAATCCCTATTACCCATTTTGCTCTAATAAAGCCCATATTGTttcaatcaacaacaacatacacacTGTAATCCTAATCCCACAAAGTAGTGTCTATGGAGGGTAGGTGTATAACATTACTCCTTATCtgaggtagagagattgtttcgtATAGTCCGTCAGCTCAGGGAAAAACAGTTTGGAAAAGGAAACAGTTCAATGAATACTCAATAATTTATCTTTGAAACCAAGAATTGCTGAAAGCAACTATTATTATTTACCTTTAGCATGCATTTATGCATTTCCAACTCTTTGAATCTTCCAAACTCAATCCAAACTGAAAACCCCACTCTGAATCGCGGAGGTTTTAGGTCTTAATTTTGTGGGTTTCCAGTACCTCATAGAGTTGGTCTTTTTTTTGCGATGCCTATTCTAGTGGAAATTCTTTATGGAGGAAAAGAAGTGGCTACTAGGTTTAAGGAATGAAGTTGGGTGGATATTGGGATATGTTCGCCGGGAGAGGTGAATTCACGGCGGCCGTCGCTGCGGATGAAGGCGGTGAAGTCTTTGGGACTGATTTGTTAATAattggaagtttgatgtatgaaCTGAAAGTCAAATATATTGGACACTTTAGTTCCCTCACTTTTGTTAGACTCAATTCAAACCTCcaaatcaacacaacaataatataaatttcacGTCTGGGTATGCTAAAGTGCTCTCGAGAATGTAAAAAGgttgttttcaaaagattttcgGCTCAAATACATTAACTcaagtaaaaaaacaaaaaaaaaaacataacagtTAATAACGTTATAATCAAAACACAATACACAACATTAGACAAGAAAAGCTAACAAGTCATAACCTATGCACAACAAGATAACACGTCACCTCTACTAACCCAATATGCAACCTAACCCTTCAAACTCAATAATAATGTTCTTCAATTTAAATCAATCCAGAATAATCACAAAAATGTGATGAgtctttcaatttttatgaGAAAAAGGGGAAATTCTTGACGAATGTATGTATACAAACTCAATACATCGATGATCTCTTAAACTTGCAATTGATACAAATTACAATTCGAGGTATACTTGCAAATTTAACATTTGTATATATTTCGCCTTAattatcttatttaattttattacaaaataataacatatattaaaaacatttgttttttggtagttatcttttatttttgaaaaaaaattaatgctaaattttaatttaattctttGAGTGGTAAAAGTTTGATTTGGTCCAAAATAcatattctttttcctttttagtaaACCGTGAACGTGTGGAAGttatcctttttttaaaataaaaaattgaactaaaaaaccgtgtttttagttttttttccttttctgtttgtaatttttattttccgattttaagttaatttaataataataaattattattattattgttattattattaattattattattattattattattattacaatttcagattttatattaattttccAAATTGATGCCAACTTATTCCTTAAAATTCTCAAATGACTAACgtgttgatattatttttttgaatttttatttttatttaaattttgaaaaacaataaaaaattaaagtaactgtaaaattttaattttttaaaaagcggTAAAAACTgctttttagtgaattaataattattcttattttttcattttttaaaaaataaataatattagttatttattatttaattctattacatataattaataatttataattatttaaaatacatattttcttGTGGTGCTGACACATGACACGTGACACTTTTTTtatcctattatatatagatagatatttgGCTATTTGCACAACATTTCAAAGAGGCCAATAATCAAACATTAGCCTTCGTGGATTTCAAAGCCTTAAAGAACAGGTTGGGCCTTCCctaagttcatttcaagtttcaacCAAAAATTTCTACTTTGGTTATTTGACATTTCAAAAGcaattatgtatgaaaaaacTAGCGGTGTATGTGGGTGTCGATTGGAGAGAGGTTGGCTAATGGCGGTGTTGTGGAAAGTAGCTACCGCCTACAGGTGATGGTGGTAGATGACAGTGATAACTAATGATAGTGATAAATAATGATGATAGTTGACGATATATAGTGATTATGATTATCAGTTGACTGTAATAATGGTTGATAGTAATAATTGTAAATGATGACTAGTGATGATATCAATTGATTACGAGATAACTATTATGAATAGCATGTGATGGCAGTTAATAATGGTATACCCATTTGTTATACTTCTGATTCACTTATAATTTTGCTCTTTCACAATACTTGATTAATTGGGAAATGTTACATAATTTCTCACAAGTAATTGGAATCAATCATACCAGGCAACTCAATTCAGTGTTTATTTTGGATAGTTTGGTATAGTTTTTCTTCCCTTATTTAACACATTATTTAGAacaaattaggagtttcttttGATATTCAAATCTCATAATACTTATTTGTAtgttgtcataaaaaaaataattaacccATCTATAAGACTAATTATCATATACCATACCTTATGTAGGTTATTTGGTGATTAAATTATGATATATTCCAACTAATTAGTGCTTTTTCTAAACACAGGTTTACTTGggttgttttatattttgtcaAATTCACAACTGCTTATCTCAAATTGAGAtttgaaagtttgtattccAATTAAACATGTATTCACTATTGAAATGAtttataaacaaaaacaaaacccTTTAGATATGGCAACATTTTAGTTTTGAGGTTTCAATTACTATATCTTCCGTTCAGAG
This genomic stretch from Solanum stenotomum isolate F172 chromosome 10, ASM1918654v1, whole genome shotgun sequence harbors:
- the LOC125878377 gene encoding pentatricopeptide repeat-containing protein At5g64320, mitochondrial; protein product: MLKRSKLLIHIREELGSLNRNPTFAFCTCVTDDKCDNAKARGDGSESENEWERLLKPCDFKQLQRSLNKITPYQLNKLLALPLDVPTSMELFQWASSQTSYCHSFDVYYTLIDKLGAAKEFKIIDRLLLQMKDEGAVFKESLFIMIMRHYGRAGLPGQATRILLDMWNTFSCEPTFKSYNQALDILLAGNCPKVAPNVFYEMLGKGISPSVFTFARVIQALCIVNEVDSACSLLRDMTKHGCVPNSVIYQILIHALSKSNRVNDALKLLEEMFLMGCIPDINTFNDIIHGLCRADRIHEAAKLVDRMLLRGFTPDAITYGILMHALCRTGRVDEAKVLLNKAPEQNNVLFNTLINGYVTNGRVDEAKTILNENMLIKGYQPDVYTYNILIRGLCKKGIFSSAHEVVNEMSSKGIQPNAITYTTLIDGFSKAGRLQEAYDLVTEMSAKSVSLNIMGYNSLISALSKQGMIQQALEIFSDMSSNGCKPDIFTFNALILGFCKIDKMDEALGIYQDMFQEGVIANTVTYNTLIHAFLRKGKTQEALKLVNDMLFRGCPLDEITYNGLIKALCNDGAVERAVGLFEEMMRKGSKPNHVTCNILINGFCRIGKVQNALEFLRDLIHRGLTPDIVTYNSLINGLCNNGRIREAQNLFEKLELEGVCPDTITYNTLISSYCKMRMLDDAYTLFTRGIAVGFIPNSVTWYILVRNFVRKSYESVTTLT